From a region of the Candidatus Eisenbacteria bacterium genome:
- a CDS encoding phospho-N-acetylmuramoyl-pentapeptide-transferase: MFYHFLYPLHEYFAPFNVFRYITFRSAYALATALLIALVLGRPVIAKLKSLGVGQKVRDDGPKTHLPKAGTPTMGGVLIVIAITISTLLWGNWGNRNVLIALAATLWMGSVGFIDDYLRVMLHYRKGLLGRYKLAGQILLGIGVFVAVYFYPAHGMIDPGATNVPFLKRTVIDFGWLYLPFVILVITGASNAVNLADGLDGLAAGMTAFAAVALGGMCYITGHVKFSEYLQVPYIAGTGELTVFCAAVVGATLGFLWWNCNPADVFMGDTGSLSLGAALGAVAVLIKREFLLAIVGAVFVAEALSVLIQVFSFKVWGKRVFKMAPLHHHFELSGWKEPRVVVRFWIAAALAALVGLSTLKLQ; this comes from the coding sequence ATGTTCTACCACTTCCTCTATCCGCTCCACGAGTACTTCGCGCCGTTCAACGTTTTCCGGTACATCACGTTCCGCTCCGCCTACGCGCTCGCGACCGCGCTCCTGATCGCGCTGGTGCTCGGACGTCCGGTGATCGCCAAGCTCAAGAGCCTGGGCGTCGGGCAGAAGGTTCGCGACGATGGGCCGAAGACCCATCTTCCCAAAGCAGGCACCCCGACGATGGGAGGAGTCCTCATCGTCATCGCGATCACCATCTCGACCCTTCTCTGGGGGAATTGGGGCAACCGGAACGTCCTGATCGCCCTCGCCGCGACCCTCTGGATGGGCTCGGTCGGCTTCATCGACGACTACCTGCGCGTGATGCTCCATTACCGGAAGGGGCTCCTGGGCCGGTACAAGCTGGCGGGCCAGATCCTCTTGGGGATCGGGGTGTTCGTCGCGGTCTACTTCTACCCGGCGCACGGAATGATCGATCCGGGCGCGACGAACGTTCCGTTCCTGAAGCGCACGGTGATCGATTTCGGGTGGCTCTACCTTCCCTTCGTGATCCTGGTCATCACGGGCGCGTCGAACGCGGTGAATCTCGCCGACGGCCTGGATGGCCTCGCCGCGGGGATGACCGCATTCGCCGCGGTCGCGCTCGGCGGCATGTGCTACATCACCGGCCACGTCAAGTTCTCCGAGTACCTCCAAGTGCCGTACATCGCGGGCACGGGAGAGCTGACGGTCTTCTGCGCCGCCGTGGTCGGGGCCACGCTCGGCTTCCTCTGGTGGAATTGCAATCCGGCCGACGTCTTCATGGGGGACACCGGCTCGCTGTCGCTCGGCGCGGCCCTCGGTGCCGTGGCGGTCCTCATCAAGCGGGAGTTCCTGCTCGCGATCGTCGGCGCTGTTTTCGTGGCGGAGGCGCTCTCGGTCCTGATCCAGGTCTTCTCGTTCAAGGTCTGGGGGAAACGGGTCTTCAAGATGGCGCCGTTACACCATCACTTCGAGCTGTCGGGATGGAAGGAGCCGCGCGTGGTCGTCCGATTCTGGATCGCCGCCGCGCTCGCCGCCCTGGTCGGCTTGAGC